One genomic window of Oleomonas cavernae includes the following:
- a CDS encoding ABC transporter permease has translation MKHRPTTSAWIGIAILAVIVLAALFAPWVAPNGEADLVGGVWDPPAGEFLLGTDAVGRDMFSRLVWGARTTIGIALATSLLSFALGTMAGFTAAALGGVADAILSRIVDILLAVPLLIFALMVLSVLGTSIPVMIGTIAVLDSTRVFRLARAVAMNISVMEFVQIARLRGERLDWIIRREILPSAMPPLIAEFGMRFCFTFLFIASLSFLGLGIQPPDADWGSMVRENAQAINFGGYAPLFPAAAIALVTIGINLIVDWMLSLHARPGGVQMEL, from the coding sequence ATGAAGCATCGCCCCACCACCAGCGCCTGGATCGGCATCGCAATCCTCGCCGTGATCGTGCTCGCCGCCCTGTTCGCCCCCTGGGTCGCGCCCAATGGCGAGGCCGACCTGGTCGGCGGCGTCTGGGACCCCCCGGCCGGCGAATTCCTGCTGGGCACCGATGCGGTCGGGCGGGACATGTTCTCGCGCCTGGTCTGGGGTGCCCGCACCACCATCGGCATAGCGCTCGCCACCAGCCTGCTGTCTTTTGCCCTCGGCACCATGGCGGGCTTCACCGCGGCGGCGCTGGGCGGGGTCGCCGATGCGATCCTGTCGCGCATCGTCGATATCCTGCTGGCCGTGCCCTTGCTGATCTTCGCGCTGATGGTCCTGTCGGTCCTGGGCACCTCGATCCCGGTGATGATCGGCACCATCGCCGTGCTCGACTCGACGCGGGTGTTCCGCCTCGCCCGCGCGGTCGCCATGAACATCTCGGTGATGGAATTCGTGCAGATCGCCCGACTGCGCGGCGAGCGGCTGGACTGGATCATCCGCCGCGAAATCCTGCCCAGCGCCATGCCGCCGCTGATCGCGGAATTCGGCATGCGCTTCTGCTTCACCTTCCTGTTCATCGCCTCGCTGAGTTTCTTGGGGCTTGGCATCCAGCCGCCCGATGCCGACTGGGGCAGCATGGTCCGCGAGAATGCCCAGGCGATCAATTTCGGCGGCTATGCCCCCCTGTTCCCGGCGGCGGCGATCGCCCTGGTGACCATCGGCAT
- a CDS encoding BKACE family enzyme has translation MNFDVFVTCAVTGAGDTADKHPDLPVTPAQIADAAIEAARAGAAIAHIHVRDPRTGKAARDVALYREVVERVRASDTDVVLNLTAGMGGDVIFGQGERPLPLDPAGTDIIGPLERLAHVEELRPEICTIDCGTMNFAAGDYVMTNTPSMLRTMAARVQDLGVRPELEVFDTGHLVFVKQLIKEGLLDDPVMIQLCMGIPYGAPDDPLTFMSMVHQIPENAVFSGFSIGRHQLPFVAMAALAGGNVRVGLEDNIYLDRGVLASNGQLVERAVTILKAMGARILTPADVRAKLKLVKH, from the coding sequence ATGAATTTCGATGTCTTCGTCACCTGCGCGGTGACCGGTGCCGGCGATACCGCCGACAAGCACCCGGACCTGCCGGTGACCCCGGCCCAGATCGCCGATGCGGCGATCGAGGCAGCCAGGGCGGGTGCCGCCATCGCCCATATCCACGTTCGCGACCCCAGGACCGGCAAGGCCGCCCGCGATGTCGCCCTCTATCGTGAAGTGGTGGAGCGGGTGCGCGCCAGCGATACCGACGTGGTGCTGAACCTGACCGCCGGCATGGGCGGCGACGTGATCTTCGGCCAGGGCGAACGGCCGCTGCCGCTCGATCCCGCCGGCACCGACATTATCGGCCCGCTGGAGCGCCTGGCCCATGTCGAGGAACTGCGGCCGGAAATCTGCACCATCGATTGCGGCACGATGAATTTCGCCGCCGGTGACTACGTCATGACCAACACGCCCTCGATGCTGCGCACCATGGCGGCCAGGGTGCAGGACCTGGGCGTGCGCCCGGAACTGGAAGTGTTCGATACCGGCCACCTGGTGTTCGTGAAGCAGTTGATCAAGGAAGGCCTGCTCGACGATCCCGTCATGATCCAACTGTGCATGGGCATTCCCTATGGCGCCCCGGACGACCCGCTGACCTTCATGTCGATGGTCCACCAGATACCGGAGAACGCGGTGTTCAGCGGTTTCTCGATCGGACGCCACCAGTTACCTTTCGTCGCCATGGCGGCGCTGGCCGGCGGCAATGTCCGGGTCGGACTCGAGGACAATATCTATCTCGATAGGGGCGTGCTCGCCTCCAACGGGCAACTGGTGGAACGGGCGGTGACCATCCTGAAGGCGATGGGCGCCCGTATCCTGACCCCCGCCGACGTGCGGGCGAAGTTGAAGCTGGTCAAGCACTGA
- a CDS encoding ABC transporter permease, with the protein MFRLVAGRIGLGLLTLFAVSALLYLGTQMLPGDVASALLGQQATPETLAALREKLGLNEPAWLRFLHWLWGAVQGDLGNSLANGRPIAAELLPRLGNTLFLASYAALLAVPLAVGLGILAAIRADGIVDRVATTSTLIAISVPEFFVAYVLVIIFASELGWLPSLATVYHTMGFLERLYVTTLPAITLTLVVAAHMMRMTRASILAVMSSPYIEMATLKGLRRRRVVVRHALPNAAAPIIAVVALNLAYLVVGVVVIEVVFVYPGIGQLMVDAVSKRDLPTVQACGLMFATTFVTLNTLADVLSILVNPRLRHKR; encoded by the coding sequence ATGTTCCGCCTCGTCGCCGGACGGATAGGGCTTGGGCTGCTGACACTGTTCGCGGTGTCGGCCCTGCTCTATCTCGGCACCCAGATGCTGCCGGGCGACGTGGCGAGCGCCCTGCTGGGCCAGCAGGCAACGCCGGAAACGCTGGCCGCCCTGCGTGAAAAACTGGGCCTGAACGAGCCGGCCTGGCTGCGTTTCCTCCACTGGCTGTGGGGTGCCGTTCAGGGCGACCTCGGCAACTCGCTGGCCAACGGCCGGCCGATCGCGGCGGAGTTGCTGCCGCGCCTGGGCAATACCCTGTTCCTCGCCTCATACGCCGCCCTGCTGGCCGTGCCCCTCGCCGTCGGGCTGGGCATCCTGGCGGCGATCCGGGCCGACGGCATCGTCGATAGGGTCGCCACCACCTCGACCCTGATCGCGATCTCGGTGCCGGAATTCTTCGTGGCCTATGTCCTGGTCATCATCTTTGCCTCGGAACTGGGCTGGCTGCCCAGCCTGGCCACGGTCTATCACACCATGGGCTTCCTCGAGCGGCTCTACGTCACCACCCTGCCGGCGATCACCCTCACCCTGGTCGTGGCCGCGCACATGATGCGCATGACCCGGGCCTCGATCCTGGCCGTCATGTCCTCGCCCTATATCGAGATGGCGACGCTCAAAGGTCTGCGCCGCCGCCGGGTCGTGGTGCGTCACGCCCTGCCCAACGCGGCCGCCCCGATCATTGCCGTGGTGGCGCTCAACCTCGCCTATCTGGTGGTCGGCGTGGTGGTGATCGAGGTCGTCTTCGTCTATCCCGGCATCGGCCAGTTGATGGTCGATGCGGTCTCCAAGCGCGACCTGCCGACGGTGCAGGCCTGCGGCCTGATGTTCGCCACCACCTTCGTTACCCTGAACACCCTGGCCGACGTGCTGTCGATCCTGGTCAACCCGCGTCTGCGGCACAAGCGCTGA
- a CDS encoding alpha/beta hydrolase, which yields MLEPEIAAFVERSQSFYPPGAEALSIAESRRRYDALCAAFTPPRPPGVTTTEYALDLPDRAVPLRLYQAGAPRGTVIYLHGGGFILGSLDSHDLVTARLAADTGAAVLAVDYRLAPEHPAPAAFEDCLAVARAALDGDLPGPVVLAGDSAGGCLSASVALALRDAPAARKIQGLALIYPCLGFEPALPAAVEEAGAPMLTLAEMRACREAYLAGRPPGPYDFALDHADLRGLPPTLALAAEHDPLRDDARLFVERLRAVRGVGEYWLGPGLVHGCLRAMRTSPTAAALYDRMVEFVKARLSAQEN from the coding sequence ATGCTGGAACCAGAAATCGCGGCTTTCGTCGAACGCTCACAAAGCTTCTATCCGCCGGGGGCGGAGGCACTGTCCATTGCCGAATCGCGGCGGCGCTACGATGCCTTGTGCGCCGCCTTCACCCCGCCCCGGCCGCCCGGCGTCACCACCACGGAATATGCCCTCGACCTGCCCGATCGGGCGGTTCCCCTGCGCCTTTACCAGGCCGGCGCCCCGCGCGGCACCGTGATCTACCTGCACGGCGGCGGCTTCATCCTGGGCTCGCTCGACAGCCATGATCTGGTCACGGCGCGCCTGGCCGCCGATACTGGCGCCGCGGTCCTTGCCGTCGACTACCGCCTGGCCCCGGAACACCCCGCCCCCGCCGCCTTCGAGGATTGCCTGGCCGTCGCGCGGGCCGCACTCGACGGCGACCTGCCTGGCCCCGTCGTGCTGGCCGGCGACAGTGCCGGCGGCTGCCTGTCGGCCAGTGTCGCCCTGGCCCTGCGCGATGCTCCCGCCGCGCGCAAGATCCAGGGGCTCGCCCTGATCTATCCCTGCCTGGGGTTCGAGCCGGCGCTGCCCGCCGCGGTCGAGGAAGCCGGGGCCCCCATGCTGACCCTGGCCGAGATGCGGGCCTGCCGCGAAGCCTATCTGGCCGGCCGGCCGCCCGGCCCCTACGACTTTGCCCTGGATCATGCCGACCTGCGCGGCCTGCCGCCGACCCTGGCCCTGGCGGCCGAGCATGATCCCTTGCGCGACGACGCCCGCCTGTTCGTCGAACGGCTGCGCGCGGTGCGGGGAGTCGGGGAGTACTGGCTCGGCCCCGGCCTCGTCCACGGCTGCTTGCGGGCCATGCGGACAAGCCCGACCGCGGCCGCCCTCTATGACCGGATGGTCGAATTTGTGAAGGCGAGGCTGAGCGCGCAGGAAAATTGA
- a CDS encoding ABC transporter substrate-binding protein, which translates to MTKPDAFGSTGFDRRTFLAGTALVGAVSLLGLRPARADTPKAGGSLKIGMSGGATADSLDPRTYTDWVPTNIGYQLMNGLVEIDANNKATPELLESWEAKPGAIDWIFNVRKGVTFSNGKTLDADDIIYSINLHRGDTTSAAKAVLEDIVDIKKLDANQILVSLKSGNADLPYLLSDYHLMVVPNGFADWAKPIGTAGYVLESFEPGVRAVTRKQGSYWKAGCGHVDGIETLVINDTAARTNALLSGQVDLINRLDARTVDLLAKKPGVQVVRSSAGQHACLVMNTTLAPYSNKHLRLALKYAIDRQKVIDTVLKGYGVIGNDHPIPRTSPYFNGDLPQHTYDPDKAKFHLKEAGVSDPKFQLAVAEAAFTGATDTGVIFQATAAKAGIALDVKREPSDGYWDNVWMKAPFCASYWGGRPTPDQMFSIAYKSDAKWNDTAWKSEAFDKLLIEARAELDEAKRKTMYGEMQRLVSDDGGALIPMFIDYLEAGTARVKGMGPHPMFDFMGQRIGEKVWIEA; encoded by the coding sequence ATGACCAAGCCTGACGCATTCGGCAGCACCGGCTTCGATCGCCGCACCTTCCTCGCCGGCACCGCCCTGGTCGGCGCGGTCTCGCTCCTGGGCCTCAGGCCCGCCCGCGCCGACACGCCCAAGGCCGGCGGCAGCTTGAAGATCGGCATGTCGGGCGGCGCCACCGCCGACAGCCTCGATCCCCGCACCTATACCGACTGGGTGCCGACCAATATCGGCTACCAGCTCATGAACGGCCTGGTCGAGATCGACGCCAACAACAAGGCGACGCCCGAACTGCTCGAGTCCTGGGAAGCCAAGCCCGGCGCCATCGACTGGATCTTCAATGTCCGCAAGGGCGTTACCTTCTCGAATGGCAAGACGCTCGACGCCGACGACATCATCTATTCGATCAACCTGCACCGGGGCGACACCACCTCGGCCGCCAAGGCGGTGCTGGAGGATATCGTCGACATCAAGAAGCTCGACGCCAACCAGATCCTGGTCTCGCTGAAATCCGGCAATGCCGACCTGCCCTACCTGCTGTCCGACTATCACCTGATGGTGGTGCCCAACGGCTTCGCCGACTGGGCCAAGCCGATCGGCACCGCCGGCTACGTGCTGGAGAGCTTCGAGCCCGGCGTGCGCGCGGTGACCAGGAAGCAGGGCAGCTATTGGAAGGCCGGTTGCGGCCATGTCGACGGCATCGAGACCCTGGTGATCAACGATACCGCGGCGCGCACCAATGCCCTGCTCTCGGGCCAGGTCGACCTGATCAACCGGCTGGACGCCCGCACCGTCGACCTGCTGGCCAAGAAGCCCGGCGTGCAGGTGGTGCGCTCCTCGGCCGGGCAGCATGCCTGCCTGGTCATGAACACGACCCTGGCCCCCTATTCCAACAAGCATCTGCGCCTGGCACTGAAATACGCGATCGATCGCCAGAAGGTGATCGACACGGTCCTGAAGGGTTACGGCGTAATCGGCAACGACCACCCGATCCCACGCACCAGCCCCTATTTCAACGGCGACCTGCCCCAGCATACCTACGATCCCGACAAGGCCAAGTTCCACCTGAAGGAAGCCGGGGTTTCCGACCCGAAGTTCCAGCTCGCGGTGGCCGAGGCCGCCTTCACCGGTGCCACCGATACCGGCGTGATCTTCCAGGCGACCGCCGCCAAGGCCGGCATCGCCCTCGACGTGAAGCGCGAGCCGTCCGACGGCTATTGGGACAATGTCTGGATGAAGGCGCCCTTTTGCGCCTCCTACTGGGGTGGCCGGCCGACGCCGGACCAGATGTTCTCGATCGCCTACAAGTCCGATGCCAAATGGAACGACACGGCCTGGAAGAGCGAGGCTTTCGACAAGCTCCTCATCGAGGCGCGGGCCGAACTGGACGAGGCCAAGCGCAAGACCATGTACGGCGAGATGCAGCGCCTGGTGTCCGACGACGGCGGCGCCCTGATCCCCATGTTCATCGACTACCTGGAAGCCGGCACGGCCCGGGTGAAGGGCATGGGACCGCATCCCATGTTCGACTTCATGGGCCAGCGCATCGGCGAGAAGGTCTGGATCGAGGCGTAA